The Vigna unguiculata cultivar IT97K-499-35 chromosome 1, ASM411807v1, whole genome shotgun sequence nucleotide sequence ttagagatcTAAAAAACCTTTTAAATATGAACATAACCAATGCTTtggaaataacgaaaattgttttagcgaaaaaaaatagttcttcaaatgaaataataataataataataataataataataataatagagtaaaaaagataaattttttatattacgtaGTATTTTGACGGGTATGAGGACGAGGACGGGACAAATATGtacaatatcaattttataattatttcataaaattaattaattgcactatatttaatatcaattttatttattatacttaaaactgaaattattattatatcatttaaatataCTACTTACtacttcattactttaataacaacatttacaacaatataacataattttcatgatatttcattacataatattttactacttaatatacaaaataaataaaaaatacaatccGTGCGTACGCACGGATCAGTCTCCTAATTTAACTAAAAagtataacttttttttgtactcaacacgtaacaaattaaaaaaaaatattaattggtagaaatttaactaaagaatataactttttttgtactcaacatataaaaaaatttattacgaAGTTAAGTGAACATACCCAAATTTATGACAAACATCAAAcctaattaaagtttaatattaattacatgctaaagttttacaaaaatttggcATACTTTATTAAGTTATACAAAAGAGTTACAAATTtgcttaaatattttataattatttctattgaaattttatttcattttacaatttattaacaTTCTTTTCTTGTATCAACAATATTAGATAATTCATAATATTCTTTAAACCGAACACCgatcttaataaaaataacgtTTTAACTACGTATCGGTGATTAATAATATgtagaaataattaatatattttattttaaattaattctatctataaaattataatctcataatatcatcaattaaaatatttttttaattacattcatcaactcatttataaattttaacttcattttttactcaatttatttcaatataaagAACCTTATTCTTCGTTGAAAGAATCCAAAAGACACATCATGtttcatttactataatataataagttaatattattctgataattttttttattgtcatttAACATAGAATAAAGTTCAAAAGATCAAATAtctatattcaaattattattattttttgtgcgATTGCGTTCAATTAATACATTATAATCTTTAATAGTGCATAGAAAAAGATAATTTACtagaatttagaaaaaaatgaagtaaagaGACATTTGAAATATCCTTAAACTTgaatattattttccttttatataataatatttaaaaatactttttacttTCACAACGTTATTTCATTAatgttgataaaattaatatatgtttttgttatcataaattaaatttgatgtgTAGTCTTGATAGTTGCCCATTAGAGTAACTCACAAGGATGATGATATCTtgaaacttactcaataaaatacttttatttattagtattcgaaataataatatattaatcatatttatcttactttttaagttcaaattttaatacacaTTATTATATTACGAAGAGTTATGAAGTGAatgtatttttgtgttttataccatatgttttcttttatatttattgtgtttgttttgtataattataaagGATAATGATATACTGACTCACTTTTAATTCACCACTTCATTCAtccttcaattatttattttgatttttttaatgggATGAATTGATTATCGAAAGGTGATTAAAGTGGTGAGttaaaagtagataaaaaaaatggatcaaaatatcattatccaattataaaataatatgtggtagaaattaagaaattaagaaaatattagtttgtaaaaatttaactagaaaatataactttttttgtactcaacatatagcaatttaagaaaatattaatagttagaaatttaaccaaaaaatataactttttttatactcaacatgtaacaaaatttattacgAAGTTAAGTTAACATACCTAAATTTATGACACACTTAAAACCtaattaatgtttaatattaattacttgTTAAAGTTTTACATAAATTTGGCATACTTTATTAAGTTATTCAAAAGAAttacaaatttgtttaaatattttataattatttctattaaaattttataatttctaaacattcttttttttatcaacaatattagataattcataattttctttaaacCGAATTCACCTATCATTTTAACTAATATcactaatatctttttattttaaaataattttatttatataattacaatttcataatatcatcaattaaaataaatttttttttattttatccatCATCTCATTTACAAATTGTTACTTCATTTTTTActccatttattttaatataaagaaaCTTATTCTTCAGTCAAACGTTTCTCTAAATCCAAAGACACGTCTGTGAcgtgaaaatattattttctagaaCCCAAAACTGCCATTTTAAAGGTGTCACACATTTTGAGCAGTGTAACGGGTCCATGGTCAATTGACTGaaagcaaacaaaaacaaagttacCCATTCACTCACGTCACCTACGTCCAGTACTACAATAGTTGTAATTTGTACACAGTGCATCtttcttaaaaacaattaatactAAATCCAAACTAATTTAATTGcctctacttttattttaatacttacCAAgtacatcataaaaaaaataaaaaacacataagaaAATGGTCCATTCCTTCCAAAGTCAAATAGAAGCCAAGATTTGTAACCATGTATGTGGTTTCACATGTTTTTCTCTCTCCACATCTTCTGTCTCTCTCTTAGTCAAACACATCCACCACACTGCATGTCTTCACATCTATAAATTGATTTCTCTCATCACTAGTTCCTTCATCTCTCCAAAGCCAAAAGGTCTTTGGTGTGGCCTCACTCATGGAAGTGTTTAACCCAGTTGAAGGCAAGACCTATAAGCTCCCTGTTGGGTACAGGTTCGACCCCACCGATCCAGTTCTCGCAGGCTACTACCTCACGAAGAGGCTCAGGGGACACCCTCTCCCCAATGGACTCATTCTAGACTATGATGTTCACCAGACTGAGCCTTGGGAGCTCCCAGGAGGTTCGTCTCAAACACACCAACACAAATCTCCCTTTCCATCTTTCCTTCTTTCTTTCGTTTATTTTCTGTTAATCTCAGATCTTTTGGCTTTCTGATGAACCTCAAATAAAAGTTTTCGTCTAAATTCAGGTTTTTTGTCACCAGTTTAGCGTTTTCCGTTAACTGGGTAACACGCGGTTgggttttgataatttttttgtcaGTGGACAATGTGTCTGAAAAAGATCCGATTTTTCCGAGTGCCGGAGTGGTCTAAACAGCGGGATCAAAATGTTGTTTCTTCTTGTTGGTTTAAAAAATGTTCGTTATTTTCTGCAGGTGGGAAGTTCATGAATTGGCAGaagtttttcttctacaatgtGAAGGGCCTAAACCCTGAGAAGAGAGATGCTGGGAAAGGGCAATGGGAAATGGTGGAGAAAGATGAAGAGGTTGAGTTTTATGACGAACAACTCGCACCACTCACTGCGAAGAAGAGTGTTCTGGTTTTCTGGAAATCCAAGGGTAACTCTCTTGCCAAAACAAAATGGGTGATGCATGAGTTTCGTCTTGCCCTAAAGTCAAATCCATCAAAGGTAAACAATACAACAG carries:
- the LOC114178462 gene encoding NAC domain-containing protein 83-like, with protein sequence MEVFNPVEGKTYKLPVGYRFDPTDPVLAGYYLTKRLRGHPLPNGLILDYDVHQTEPWELPGGGKFMNWQKFFFYNVKGLNPEKRDAGKGQWEMVEKDEEVEFYDEQLAPLTAKKSVLVFWKSKGNSLAKTKWVMHEFRLALKSNPSKMSAMGVCRIFERKTSKRAKRARVSTEGVSNAEEAMEVIDFTVECGTETSPPPPPGTP